In Halobacteroides halobius DSM 5150, the genomic window AATGTAGAGGATATGTCAAATGTAACAGTCTACGGTTGGACAAGAACTAAACGAGGTTCTAAAAATATTGCTTTTCTGGAATTAAATGATGGAAGTTGCCTTAAAAATTTACAGATTGTTATTTTAAATCCTAGTAATTTTCCTAAGTTAGATAAGATTAATACCGGAACTAGCCTTAAGGTGACAGGTTATATAGAACAAGTAGAAGGTAGAGAACAAAGTGTAGAAATGAAGGCCGAAAGTATTGAGATTATAGGAGATTGTCCAGCAGATTATCCATTACAAAAGAAAGAACATTCATTTGACTTTTTACGGGAGAATGCGCACTTAAGGCCACGGACTGATACATTTGGAGTTATGAATAGATTTAGAAGTAAAATGTCTTATGCTGTCCACCAATTCTTTCAAGAAAGAGATTTTAATTATATCCAAACACCAATTATTACTGCTAATGATACTGAAGGAGCAGGAGAAGTTTTTCAGGTAACTAATTTTGATTTAGCTGATATTCCATTAGATGAAGCAGGTCAAGTAGATTATACGCAAGATTTTTTTGCCGAAAAGACTGGTTTAACAGTAAGTGGTCAATTAGAAGCAGAGATTTTAGCTTGTGGTTTAGGTGATGTTTATACATTCGGGCCAACCTTTAGAGCAGAAAATTCTAATACTTCTCGTCATGCAGCAGAATTTTGGATGATTGAACCTGAAATGGCCTTTTGTGATTTAGATGATAATATGGAAGTGATTGAAGAATTCTTAAAGTATTTATTTAAGTATGCTCTAGAGGAATGTCAAGAGGAGATGGAATTCTTTAATCAACAGATTGCAGCTGAAGATAAGATAGCTACACTAAAAGAAATTATAGCTACTGATTTT contains:
- the asnS gene encoding asparagine--tRNA ligase, with product MSFFDKVKIKDVLATNVEDMSNVTVYGWTRTKRGSKNIAFLELNDGSCLKNLQIVILNPSNFPKLDKINTGTSLKVTGYIEQVEGREQSVEMKAESIEIIGDCPADYPLQKKEHSFDFLRENAHLRPRTDTFGVMNRFRSKMSYAVHQFFQERDFNYIQTPIITANDTEGAGEVFQVTNFDLADIPLDEAGQVDYTQDFFAEKTGLTVSGQLEAEILACGLGDVYTFGPTFRAENSNTSRHAAEFWMIEPEMAFCDLDDNMEVIEEFLKYLFKYALEECQEEMEFFNQQIAAEDKIATLKEIIATDFGKITYTEAIEILEKAEQDFEYPVKWGIDLKTEHERYLTEEYFEKPIMVTDYPFDIKAFYMRLNDDQKTVRAVDCLVPGVGEIVGGSQREERYDVLIDLMQQMDMDLDKYDWFLESREYGTVPHSGFGLGFERILMYISGMSNIRDVISFPRTPGNAKF